The following are encoded together in the Cryptococcus neoformans var. neoformans JEC21 chromosome 9 sequence genome:
- a CDS encoding monocarboxylic acid transporter, putative, producing the protein MSEEVIELRNLNTLTERTTTVQRFEENREDNESVGSRKADDTPSERSLAQEDEENQGHEEAVIQYALPPADCGIRAWLFLAGATMMELLIWAIPTSVGVLHVYWTNELFEGRGTATLTLAATLHSGLVYMSTALLGPLVVRATTWQKTIQVVTWIISAAGLIASAFATQPWHLIVTFGIIYPVCGAAYLPCATLLFEWFVKARGTAMGIVYAGMGVGGAVCPFIIDGLLKRYSYKTTMISIGVGFGIIGLISLIPIRHRIPPTSRSHHSEKRWHAADWSFMKSTALMAGLATILLTSLGNFVPSLWLPSFADDLSLTKPSGTGLVAILNAASVPGNAILGVMSDHISLRVVILISCIGSGLACAFLWGFGTNDGMLVAFTIVFGLLGPSFSALWTKMNAVISKDNPFAITIVLSLFTFIRGVGNLTSGPISEALLKYNTFKGGAGAYGVSNYGVLLLYSSITILSGGVTGAMFKEKST; encoded by the exons ATGTCCGAGGAGGTGATAGAATTACGGAATCTCAATACTCTTACAGAACGCACTACTACGGTACAACGCTTCGAAGAAAATCGAGAGGACAATGAATCAGTGGGCTCACGCAAGGCGGACGATACACCTTCGGAGCGCTCTTTAGCAcaggaggacgaagagaaTCAAGGacatgaagaagctgtAATCCAGTATGCGCTGCCTCCGGCCGATTGTGGGATTAGAGCATGGCTCTTTTTGGCCGGCGCCACCATGATGGAGCTTTTAATTTGGGCAATACCAACTTCTGTTGGTGTACTGCATGTATACTGGACCAATGAGCTCTTCGAGGGGAGGGGAACGGCCACCTTAACCCTTGCGGCTACACTTCACAGTGGTTTAGTGTACATGAGCACTGCATTACTCGGGCC GCTCGTTGTAAGAGCAACCACTTGGCAAAAGACAATCCAAGTTGTAACGTGGATCATCTCTGCCGCTGGGCTCATTGCCAGTGCCTTTGCTACCCAG CCATGGCACCTGATTGTCACGTTCGGTATCATCTATCCAGTGTGTGGTG CTGCATACCTGCCGTGCGCTACTCTTTTATTTGAATGGTTTGTTAAGGCAAGAGGGACTGCGATGGGTATCGTCTACGCAGGAATGGGCGTGGGCGGTGCTGTCTGTCCCTTTATCATAGACGGCCTTTTAAAACGCTATAGCTACAAAACCACAATGATCTCTATTGGAGTTGGCTTTGGTATCATTGGCCTTATCTCGCTAATCCCCATCCGTCATCGAATTCCCCCAACCAGTCGGTCTCACCATTCCGAGAAGAGGTGGCATGCCGCCGACTGGTCCTTCATGAAGAGTACCGCTTTGATGGCCGGCTTGGCTACAATCCTTCTCACAAGCCTTGGCAACTTCGTCCCTAGTCTTTGGTTACCAT CTTTCGCCGACGATTTGAGTCTAACGAAACCAAGCGGTACCGGACTTGTAGCTATTCTTAACGCCGCTTCTGTCCCCGGTAATGCTATTCTTGGGGTCATGTCCGATCACATATCTTTGCGTGTTGTAATCCTCATCTCGTGCATCGGCAGCGGATTGGCTTGTGCCTTCCTTTGGGGCTTTGGAACGAATGACGGCATGCTTGTTGCATTCACGATCGTTTTTGGCCTTCTGGGCCCTAGCTTCTCTGCGTTATGGACCAAGATGAACGCTGTCATATCAA AGGACAATCCTTTCGCCATCACCATCGTTCTTTCGTTGTTCACCTTCATCAGAGGAGTAGGTAATCTGACATCTG GCCCTATATCAGAAGCCCTTTTGAAATATAACACCTTCAAGGGCGGGGCTGGAGCTTACGGCGTTAGCAACTAT GGTGTACTCTTGTTGTATTCATCTATTACTATCTTGAGCGGCGGTGTGACAGGTGCGATGTTCAAAGAAAAGTCAACATAG
- a CDS encoding membrane protein, putative translates to MSSPDRKSEELVVQMPALETSIMEVEVVPPPPKPQSKWMAIYRSSLFQICVVSALAFCGPAMADAISGLGGGGQATPYTVNAATCASYCAVAVISLLGGPLASRMGIKGMLIAGAATFAINGSAYYVNSKYGVQWYLIFGRFLYGAGFGFWYVAEAAIILSYPEEGRRGKYLAIWVGSRNLGQLVGGSISLARNAKTAAAGAIATSTYLIFVAIEAIGFPISFLISPPHKVRRSDGVPIVLAAKKPWKYEFLDLYRAIISPRMLLLMPIGFYSYFYGGVLSTYLTNYFSVRARALSSFIVPTGIIVFTGIYGKFFLDNKHWTQRRRAQIGFAIFMIPSLASFGWLCANQAKFLNTSPKYDWNSAGWANAYVPFYIMQVCGYLCQTYIYWLISCFTTDVGGNARNGGIFRCVEAVGQAVSYGINSNAKTRFIPLGINFGLAVLCIPSTYVIIQQVPHYRADDVNRPIPYGQEEGTGSVAEEIDDELKKDAELRK, encoded by the exons ATGTCTTCGCCAGACCGAAAGTCGGAAGAGCTGGTTGTGCAGATGCCAGCGCTCGAAACTAGTATTATGGAGGTTGAAGTGGTCCCGCCACCACCTAAACCACAGTCGAAGTGGATGGCCATTTACCGAAGTTCTCTTTTCCAGATCTGCGTTGTTTCAGCCCTCGCCTTCTGTG GCCCTGCTATGGCTGATGCGATCAGCGGtcttggtggtggtggtcaAGCTACTCCTTACACAGTTA ATGCCGCCACATGTGCTTCATACTGTGCTGTCGCTGTAATCTCCCTTCTCGGTGGTCCTCTTGCATCTCGTATGGGCATCAAAGGCATGCTCATCGCCGGTGCCGCCACATTCGCTATTAATGGTTCCG CTTACTACGTGAACAGCAAATACGGTGTCCAGTGGTATCTCATTTTCGGTCGTTTTCTCTACGGTGCCGGTTTCGGTTTTTGGTATGTTGCTGAGGCTGCCATCATTTTATCATATCCTGAAGAAGGCCGACGAGGCAA ATATCTTGCCATCTGGGTCGGTTCTCGTAACCTTGGTCAACTCGTCGGCGGAAGTATCTCCCTCGCCCGGAATGCCAAGACAGCCGCTGCTGGTGCCATCGCCACATCTACCTATCTCATTTTCGTCGCTATTGAGGCCATTGGCTTTCCCATCTCATTCCTTATCTCCCCTCCTCACAAGGTTCGACGATCTGATGGTGTCCCCATCGTCTTGGCTGCAAAGAAGCCTTGGAAGTACGAGTTCCTCGACCTTTACAGGGCCATCATTTCCCCTCGAATGCTCCTCCTCATGCCCATCGGTTTCTACTCCTACTTTTACGGCGGTGTGCTCTCCACATACCTAACAAACTACTTCTCCGTCCGTGCTCGAGCGTTGTCATCTTTCATTGTCCCTACCGGTATCATTGTTTTCACTGGTATCTACGGTAAATTCTTCCTTGATAACAAGCATTGGACACAACGTCGCAGGGCGCAAATTGGTTTTGCTATTTTCATGATTCCCTCTTTGGCGTCTTTCGGCTGGCTCTGTGCCAATCAGGCCAAGTTCCTCAACACCAGTCCCAAGTACGATTGGAACTCCGCCGGATGGGCCAACGCCTACGTTCCTTTCTACATCATGCAGGTCTGCGGTTACCTCTGTCAAACT TACATCTACTGGCTCATCTCCTGTTTCACAACCGACGTTGGTGGAAACGCCCGTAACGGTGGTATCTTCCGATGCGTTGAAGCCGTTGGACAAGCTGTCTCATATGGTATCAACTCCAACGCCAAAACCCGTTTCATCCCTTTGGGTATCAACTTTGGGCTCGCTGTCCTCTGTATTCCGTCTACATATGTCATTATCCAGCAAGTTCCTCACTACAGGGCCGATGATGTCAACCGACCAATCCCTTACGGCCAAGAAGAGGGAACAGGCTCCGTTGCggaagagattgatgatgagctcaagaaggatgCCGAGCTTCGAAAATAA
- a CDS encoding expressed protein: MGPLRRQPAMLDLHSASRAVSVEWDDWDKDPWGQEEINHGSLKRQSTDVLGETEDRKRIKEVRQSDKYRKASSIAKRSEPLLRRPVRSSNSPDTTTIVLEPRSRSFSSARFEKTVTYDHASAISPCSEYGEGISLVLGISKPPQRFHASEYPESAYSTERPDLAVFGQPASQPMVREYTSMGWDGENVENRCDTGKVLEGLPLINTSRLERTRKGNSKSPWHQVSRKYSRASPLSNSTGDHDARTHTLLHTMKRGKSKSYQGGLSLNFQSVSLSPSPIAPTPSPTSSSHSSQSFLSASMSDHSVRILTTITAQTRPHMNFLANASDVSILAPSTIGIGYSSSADTGSPGSLPESLEAECVDLTETGRRASHASKRDKRHSWMSHTNTVDPETVEIITEELPSTQPLKSDPVYLRPCYILPVGSQTPLHTCSSAQGPKLKRAHTYANLKDLWKLASFPGGLIEVQKDEEPVKQENQGLSSQILEPPAIIQPPSLGPPIDILSRPVSSAISRDTTTTARGPPTTHSYSPFRSVSMCSPPDTVEELFPESPFNSPQPGNIGKIKRSPFQATRNSLKGMLNKSFKGRSLAHAFDNAEQNSQQRESSLKSKISGPLLIRGMRGEMDRKKSDKEWREEVLKDVVGRTLSSQFKLLEEVAKQQRESLLDKEKISQKTPSFGIGLKNRSPIPETLLSAVSICDKENPITADSHADRMKMKSGTRPSMESSLSLRMVTDETFNNPKTEGLTSGHLANSIGRKNLTNQTPPHRLSGKGRPTSAPLLSAWSPPRPKSEKLSQVINPPIVVNHATPRPEESPKTNPHHPPSSPSPSPKAGKSKSGRISRRSSILNLLKSKDSKHQNASQSPPRPKKMASGTFTLTGSIRSSFLAIIKNHIQTMQQEKRGKYSRTPCIIPPSTLPLRTPIHQHTELYRPLSRARSSFELTLNLEPAKPLLDELLARDDALGFLEGRNKREQRVEVDIEKVLEWRKEVEEDI; this comes from the exons ATGGGACCTCTACGTCGTCAGCCAGCTATGCTCGACTTGCACAGCGCCAGTCGCGCTGTTAGCGTCGAATGGGATGACTGGGACAAGGATCCATGGGGACAGGAAGAGATAAACCATGGAAGTCTCAAGAGACAAAGCACTGATGTACTGGGGGAGACTGAGGATCGCAAAAGAATCAAGGAGGTGAGGCAG AGCGACAAGTATCGGAAGGCATCATCCATTGCGAAGAGGTCTGAGCCTCTCTTGAGAAGACCGGTAAGGTCATCAAACTCGCCAgacaccaccaccattGTGCTCGAACCACGAAGTCGGTCGTTTTCATCCGCCCGCTTCGAAAAAACTGTCACTTATGACCATGCATCGGCCATATCGCCTTGTTCCGAGTATGGCGAAGGAATCTCTTTGGTTCTAGGAATTTCAAAACCTCCCCAACGATTCCACGCATCAGAGTATCCCGAGTCAGCCTACTCCACTGAACGACCAGACCTTGCTGTGTTTGGACAACCCGCCTCTCAACCAATGGTCAGAGAATATACTTCTATGGGctgggatggagagaatgTTGAGAACCGCTGTGATACCGGCAAAGTTCTTGAAGGGCTCCCACTGATTAATACCAGTAGATTAGAGCGAACGAGGAAGGGTAATTCCAAGTCGCCATGGCATCAAGTGTCGCGCAAATACTCTCGGGCGTCACCTTTGTCAAATTCTACTGGAGACCATGATGCTCGAACGCATACCCTTTTGCATACAATGAAGAGAGGCAAATCCAAGTCCTATCAAGGTGGCCTTTCTCTCAATTTTCAGAGCGTTTCTCTCTCACCATCACCTATCGCACCCACACCCTCcccaacatcctcatctcacTCTAGTCAATCATTCCTTTCCGCCTCCATGTCTGATCATTCCGTCCGTATTCTCACAACGATCACAGCCCAGACGCGACCACATATGAATTTCTTGGCCAATGCATCTGACGTCTCGATCCTGGCGCCTTCCACCATCGGAATAGGCTACTCTTCGTCTGCTGATACGGGCTCTCCAGGTAGTTTGCCAGAAAGTCTGGAAGCGGAGTGTGTCGATCTGACGGAGACTGGTCGTCGGGCCTCGCATGCGAGTAAGAGAGATAAGCGACATTCGTGGATGAGCCACACGAACACGGTAGACCCGGAAACTGTCGAGATAATCACCGAAGAATTACCATCTACCCAGCCTTTGAAGTCCGATCCAGTATATCTCAGGCCCTGCTACATTCTACCTGTTGGCTCTCAAACCCCTTTACATACTTGTTCGTCTGCGCAAGGACCAAAATTGAAAAGAGCACATACCTATGCCAACTTGAAGGATCTCTGGAAACTCGCTTCATTCCCCGGTGGGCTTATCGAGGTGCagaaagacgaagaaccCGTAAAGCAAGAAAACCAAGGTCTATCCTCTCAAATTCTCGAACCTCCTGCTATCATCCAACCACCATCGCTTGGTCCGCCAATCGATATCCTATCCCGTCCAGTCTCTTCTGCCATATCGCGTGACACCACCACAACAGCTCGAGGTCCTCCAACTACCCATTCTTACTCTCCCTTCCGATCAGTATCCATGTGCTCTCCGCCGGATACAGTCGAAGAGCTCTTTCCTGAATCCCCATTCAACTCCCCCCAACCTGGCAATATCGGCAAAATCAAACGATCCCCTTTTCAAGCAACTCGTAATTCCTTGAAAGGGATGCTAAACAAGTCTTTCAAAGGCCGATCACTGGCCCATGCGTTTGATAATGCGGAACAGAACAGTCAGCAAAGAGAGTCGTCTTTGAAATCAAAGATATCTGGGCCTTTGCTGATCAGAGGTATGCGAGGTGAGATGGATAGGAAGAAAAGCGATAaagaatggagagaagaggtcTTGAAAGACGTTGTAGGAAGGACGCTGTCTTCGCAATTCAAGCTCCTTGAAGAGGTAGCTAAGCAGCAGCGAGAATCTTTACTTGATAAAGAGAAAATTAGCCAGAAGACTCCGTCGTTTGGGATTGGCCTGAAAAACAGGAGCCCAATACCAGAAACACTTTTGAGCGCCGTTTCGATATGCGACAAAGAAAATCCCATCACTGCTGATTCGCACGCAGACAGaatgaaaatgaagagCGGAACAAGACCGAGTATGGAAAGtagcttgagcttgaggatGGTAACAGATGAGACATTCAACAACCCGAAAACCGAGGGTCTGACATC TGGACATCTTGCCAATTCCATTGGCCGTAAAAATCTCACAAACCAAACCCCTCCGCATCGGCTATCGGGCAAAGGCCGTCCTACCTCTGCCCCACTTCTCTCTGCATGGTCTCCACCACGTCCCAAATCCGAAAAGCTGTCTCAAGTGATCAATCCACCAATTGTCGTCAATCATGCGACACCCCGTCCCGAGGAGTCTCCTAAGACCAACCCGCATCATccgccttcatctccttcaccgTCGCCAAAAGCGGGAAAAAGTAAGAGCGGGAGGATCTCTAGAAGGTCAAGTATTCTGAACTTGCTCAAATCCAAAGATTCAAAACACCAGAACGCCTCCCAGAGTCCTCCTAGACCAAAGAAGATGGCAAGCGGGACGTTCACTCTCACAGGTAGCATTCGCTCCTCTTTCTTGGCTATCATTAAGAATCATATTCAAACCATGCagcaagaaaaaagaggtAAATATTCTAGGACACCCTGCATCatccctccttccacgTTACCCCTTCGTACACCTATCCATCAACATACTGAACTTTATCGACCTCTTTCAAGAGCGAGATCATCGTTCGAGCTGACTTTGAACCTTGAGCCTGCAAAGCCATTATTGGatgagctgctggcgagGGATGACGCGCTGGGCTttttggaaggaagaaataaAAGGGAGCAGAGAGTAGAGGTTGATATTGAGAAGGTGCTGGAATGGCGTaaagaagtggaagaagatatcTAG